The Henckelia pumila isolate YLH828 chromosome 2, ASM3356847v2, whole genome shotgun sequence genome includes a window with the following:
- the LOC140879142 gene encoding uncharacterized protein yields MSEDYGRSGSASTFFITNKLLLEIQRLLHHYKHKLDDFDFPSINIEFLDDFPLPRITEDELSIQIPDEDLISIKLLNTQQRMAFDTIVESIIFNQPNLFFIDGPGGTGKTFLYRAILARLRKEGKIIIVVATSGIAATQILPVVKRGTMRDQIAASILRSTFWNRVKILHLQQNMRSVGDNELLQFMLRIGDGMQHSTNGDFIKLPDSMIISWKDDDSINQLIDYVFPDMIHHVNYANYMVGRAIITPKNRDVDKINEMLISKFLGEERVYTS; encoded by the exons ATGTCTGAAGATTATGGAAGATCAGGTTCAGCAAGTACATTTTTCATCACAAACAAGTTGTTACTTGAAATACAAAGATTGTTGCACCATTACAAACATAaacttgatgattttgattttccgTCAATAAATATTGAGTTTTTAGATGACTTCCCACTCCCGAGAATAACTGAGGATGAGCTTTCTATTCAAATCCCTGATGAAGATTTGATATCCATCAAACTTTTGAATACTCAACAAAGGATGGCATTTGATACTATCGTTGAAAGTATTATCTTCAATCAACCAAACCTTTTCTTCATTGACGGTCCTGGGGGAACTGGTAAAACTTTTCTCTACCGTGCTATTTTGGCTCGATTAAGAAAAGAAGGAAAAATTATAATTGTCGTAGCAACTTCTGGAATAGCTGCAAC GCAAATACTACCAGTTGTTAAACGAGGAACAATGAGAGACCAAATTGCTGCAAGCATTTTGAGATCAACATTTTGGAATCGTGTCAAGATATTACACCTACAACAAAATATGAGATCTGTAGGAGATAATGAGTTATTGCAATTCATGTTGCGCATTGGTGATGGCATGCAACATTCTACAAATggtgattttataaaattgcCAGATTCTATGATCATATCATGGAAAGATGATGACTCAATTAATCAACTTATTGATTATGTTTTCCCCGACATGATACATCATGTCAATTATGCAAACTACATGGTGGGTAGGGCCATTATTACGCCAAAGAACCGTGATGTTGACAAGATAAATGAAATGctaatttcaaaatttcttgGTGAAGAAAGAGTGTACACATCTTGA